In the Rhododendron vialii isolate Sample 1 chromosome 2a, ASM3025357v1 genome, cattttttaataaCCCGGTATCTGATCCAATAGACCGAAACGGCTAAATTTACAAGTGATGGCCTGAAACTGTTCGGATACCCCGATGGATTGTTTCCGTAACTCATTGTCTGTGTCCTAAGCGTCTCATTGACTTCCTTAGATAGTTAGGCGATACAAGAAAGCAAGAGAGAAGTTTTGAAATGCAACCAAAAAAGAGTAAGGGTTGAGAACCTTGCTTGTACAAATTGTTTTCTTGAGACAAGCACAAAAATGGTGTTTCAACTCCCTCCGAATCCACTCCTATGCAGTTTCTTGTTATATGCACCAAATGCGTCTACGTAAATACCACAACTATCGAAAACAAAATTTCATTCGATATCTGCGGCAACCACCACAACAAATactcttcatttttcttcttcattcaTGGCCTCCATTATGCCACTCATTTCCACTCTCACCAAGCTCATTTCTTCTATCACCAAACATGATATTATAATGGTAGTCACTATTGTCTCTGGTCTCTTCTATCTTCTTCTCTACAAGAGGAAGGTATCCATTTACTTACTAGACTTCACTTGCTACCGCCCACCGGATTCTCTCCGGGTACCCATGTCCATGTACCTAGAGCACCTCATACACAACGGATTCGACCCCGACGCCATTTCTTTCCAGGTCAAGATCCTAGCAAGATCAGGGTTAAGCCAAGAGACCTGCATTCCCCCTTCTCTCAGAGAACTACCCATTACAAAATCTCTCTCGTTCAGCAAAGAAGAGGCCACGACTGTTATGTTCTCCGCGGTCACAGAATTGTTAGAGAAGAACAAGATAAACCCTAGATCCATAGACATCTTAATCACTAACAGTAGTGTGTATTCTCCGACACCTTCTCTCTGTGCAATGGTCATCAATGAATTCAGAATGAGAAGCAATATCTTGAGCTTTAACCTTTCGGGGATGGGATGTAGTGCCAGTTTAGTATCCATTGGTTTAGCAAAGGATTTATTGAAAGTTCATCAGAACTCCCTTGCCCTGATAGTGAGCAGTGAATCTCTAAGCCAGAATTGGTACACTGGAAAGAACCACTCGATGTTGATAGCAAATTGTCTGTTTCGAATGGGAGGTGCTGCAATTCTATTGTCTAGTAAAGAACAAGACAAGAAGATCGCCAAATATCAACTTCAACATGTCATTCGAATAAGCAGGGCGCAAGACGATCAATCTTATGCTTGTATTTTTCAAGATGAAGACAGAGAAGAGAAAACAGGGATATCCATATCAAAGAGCATACTGAATGTTGCAGGGGAAGCACTAAAAGCAAACATGGCTTCTTTGGGACCTCTGGTTTTGCCATTTAGCGAGCAATTTCGATATGGTCTATCGGTTGTTTGCAAGAAGACAGGACTTTTAGGGAGGAGGAAAACCTACACGCCAAACTTCAAGAGGGTTTTCGAACATTTCTGCATACACCCAGGAGGAAAAGCTGTGCTTCTCGCGATCCAGAAAGGTCTGAAACTTACAGAGGACGAGATGGAGGCATCAAAGATGACACTTCATAGGTTTGGAAATACCTCGTCTTCTTCGATTTGGTATGAACTTAGCTATACAGAAACCAAAGGGAGGATGAAAAGGGGTAACAGAGTATGGCAAATTTGCCTCGGAGGTGGGTTCAAAAGCAATAGTGCAGTGTGGAAATGTCTTCACACTATTGAGCCAGAGAAGGGCAATGCTTGGAGTGATAGGATAGATTCATATCCTGTAGATATACCTGATGTTGTGGAGATAGactaaaagagaagaaaattt is a window encoding:
- the LOC131316162 gene encoding probable 3-ketoacyl-CoA synthase 21; this encodes MVVTIVSGLFYLLLYKRKVSIYLLDFTCYRPPDSLRVPMSMYLEHLIHNGFDPDAISFQVKILARSGLSQETCIPPSLRELPITKSLSFSKEEATTVMFSAVTELLEKNKINPRSIDILITNSSVYSPTPSLCAMVINEFRMRSNILSFNLSGMGCSASLVSIGLAKDLLKVHQNSLALIVSSESLSQNWYTGKNHSMLIANCLFRMGGAAILLSSKEQDKKIAKYQLQHVIRISRAQDDQSYACIFQDEDREEKTGISISKSILNVAGEALKANMASLGPLVLPFSEQFRYGLSVVCKKTGLLGRRKTYTPNFKRVFEHFCIHPGGKAVLLAIQKGLKLTEDEMEASKMTLHRFGNTSSSSIWYELSYTETKGRMKRGNRVWQICLGGGFKSNSAVWKCLHTIEPEKGNAWSDRIDSYPVDIPDVVEID